From a single Rosa rugosa chromosome 7, drRosRugo1.1, whole genome shotgun sequence genomic region:
- the LOC133722841 gene encoding uncharacterized protein LOC133722841 yields the protein MDRQRGYGVRRRGGGIGGRRERTRPLEEVYLSDAESSFDVQPTPPVVEVVDAVRLAKLVKEIKQLGATPFEGGVDHWAADQWLENMMSCFEMVICSETEKWKIAAYLLQGDARIWWAGQRNTVNMATLTWNGFVELFQDMYFPDAVREQIELDFISLEQGTMTVREYETRFTQLYRFVPQLDAQALAKKFLRGLNSRIREIVYPLRLTTKEEIFASAMAHEQATSMHTSERGVVRESLGKGKAIVGSSGSRDHGGRSWKRQRTSFHPQAPTRMVNQYQAPARAAPAPFRAVPVRQVAPTAPVKCYNCGEQGHISKVCTKAQIRVCFNCGQPGHISRECTRPQGRRQGNQQRLLPPAPARVFAIGQGGTGVEGTLSVYSYLARVLFDTGASHSFISSSVVEVLGLISMPLFRSLCVTSPLGVSLELDMFCDDCPIGIGGREFSASLIVIPDHTYDVILGMDWLSPNHALIDCFRMIVSFHIPGQPVFHYRCLKSDITMRAGILAHIESGSSISEITRIPVVSEYADVFKEIPGLPPKRVIDFSIDVIPGTAPVSKAPYRMAPAELQELKVQIDGLLAQGFIQASDIPKTAFRTRYGHFEFLVMPFGLTNAPAAFMDLMNRTFSPYLDQFVVVFVDDILIYSKSSDEHEKHLRIVLQTLREKKLFAKFEKCDFWQKEVKFLGHVVSKDGVSVDPSKVEAVMSWSRPTTVTEIRSFLGLAGYYRRFIEGFSSIASALTKLTRNDTQFIWTDECEKAFSELKTRLTTAPVLTIPSSGGGLVIYSDASHQGLGCVLMQNGGVVAYGSRQLKVHERNYPTHDLELAAVVFALKIWRHYLYGEKFELFSDHKSLKYLFSQKELNMRQRRWMELIKDYDFTLEFHKALGTSLAMSTAFHPQTDGQTERVNQVMEDMLRACVLDFKGSWADHLPLIEFAYNNSYYASIGMAPSRGEGTLWSCTCSGDYREDHYYSG from the exons ATGGACAGACAGCGAGGCTATGGTGTGCGCAGAAGAGGAGGCGGAATTGGTGGTAGGAGGGAAAGGACCCGCCCCTTAGAGGAAGTTTATTTGAGTGACGCAGAGTCTTCTTTTGATGTACAGCCTACTCCACCTGTTGTGGAAGTAGTGGATGCCGTTCGCTTAGCCAAACTGGTTAAGGAGATCAAACAGTTAGGTGCAACCCCATTTGAAGGGGGAGTTGATCATTGGGCAGCTGATCAGTGGCTTGAGAATATGATGAGTTGTTTCGAGATGGTGATTTGCTCTGAAACTGAGAAGTGGAAGATTGCTGCTTATCTTCTTCAGGGTGATGCCAGGATATGGTGGGCTGGTCAGCGGAATACAGTGAATATGGCTACGCTGACTTGGAATGGTTTTGTGGAACTATTCCAGGACATGTACTTCCCTGATGCAGTGAGGGAGCAGATTGAGTTAGATTTCATTTCCCTGGAACAGGGGACTATGACTGTGAGAGAGTATGAAACACGGTTCACTCAATTATACAGATTCGTTCCCCAGTTGGATGCCCAAGCCTTGGCTAAGAAGTTCCTGAGAGGACTGAATTCCAGGATTAGGGAGATAGTGTATCCTCTTCGGTtaaccaccaaggaagagatcTTTGCTAGTGCCATGGCCCATGAACAGGCAACCAGCATGCATACGAGTGAACGGGGAGTTGTGAGAGAATCCTTGGGAAAAGGGAAAGCGATTGTGGGGAGCAGTGGTTCCAGGGATCATGGAGGTAGGTCGTGGAAGAGACAGCGGACCAGTTTCCATCCACAGGCTCCAACTAGGATGGTCAACCAGTACCAGGCCCCAGCCAGGGCAGCACCGGCTCCATTTAGAGCTGTACCTGTGAGGCAAGTAGCACCAACTGCACCAGTGAAATGCTACAACTGTGGTGAACAGGGCCATATCTCTAAGGTGTGTACGAAGGCGCAAATTAGGGTGTGCTTTAATTGTGGCCAGCCGGGACATATTTCCAGAGAGTGTACTCGACCTCAGGGTAGAAGACAGGGTAACCAGCAGAGACTACTACCTCCAGCACCAGCTAGAGTCTTTGCCATTGGTCAAGGAGGCACTGGGgtggaaggtaccttatctgTTTATAGCTATCTTGCTAGAGTATTGTTTGATACGGGAGCCTCccactctttcatatctagttcaGTTGTGGAAGTGTTGGGTTTGATTTCCATGCCTCTTTTTAGATCATTATGTGTTACATCACCTCTCGGTGTGTCTCTTGAGCTggatatgttttgtgatgattgccctaTTGGGATAGGTGGTAGAGAGTTCTCTGCCTCATTGATTGTGATACCGGATCACACGTATGATGTGATTTTGGGTATGGATTGGTTGAGCCCGAACCATgcattgattgattgctttagaATGATTGTGTCCTTCCATATTCCTGGACAACCAGTGTTTCATTACCGTTGTCTGAAGTCCGACATTACCATGCGGGCAGGGATTTTGGCTCATATTGAGTCAGGGAGTAGTATTTCTGAGATTACAAGGATTCCTGTAGTTTCAGAATATGCTGATGTGTTTAAGGAGATACCAGGGTTGCCTCCAAAAAGGGTAATCGACTTCTCCATTgatgtgataccaggtactgcCCCGGTATCGAAAGCACCCTATCGGATGGCTCCAGCTGAACTTCAGGAGTTGAAGGTTCAGATTGATGGATTACTGGCTCAAGGGTTTATACAGGCTAGT GATATTCCAAAAACGGCGTTCAGGACCAGGTATGGACATTTTGAGTtccttgtcatgccttttggtctaactaATGCACCAGCGGCATTCATGGACTTAATGAACCGTACGTTCAGTCCTTACTTAGATCAGTTTGTAGTGGTGTTCGTTGACGACATCTTAATTTATTCAAAGTCATCAGATGAGCATGAGAAACATTTACGGATTGTACTACAGACGCTAAGAGAGAAGAAATTGTTTGCCAAGTTTGAAAAGTGCGACTTTTGGCAAAAGGAAGTCAAGTTCCTTGGTCACGTAGTTTCAAAGGATGGAGTTTCTGTGGATCCTTCGAAAGTTGAAGCAGTGATGAGTTGGAGTCGCCCCACTACTGTTACAGAGATCCGTAGCTTCCTTGGATTAGCAGGTTACTACAGGCGCTTCATTGAGGGGTTTTCTAGTATCGCTTCAGCTTTGACTAAGTTGACACGGAACGACACTCAGTTTATATGGACGGATGAGTGTGAGAAGGCTTTCAGTGAGCTAAAGACAAGATTGACAACAGCTCCAGTGTTAACTATTCCATCTAGTGGAGGTGGTTTAGTTATCTAcagtgatgcatctcatcagggtttggggtgtgtgttgatgcagaatGGTGGCGTTGTTGCTTATGGTTCTAGACAACTGAAAGTTCATGAGCGAAACTACCCCACTCATGATCTAGAGTTGGCCGCGGTAGTGTttgccttgaagatttggagacaCTATCTATATGGTGAGAAATTCGAACTCTTTTCTGATCATAAGAGTTTGAAGTACCTATTCTCCCAgaaggagttgaacatgagaCAGAGGAGGTGGATGGAGCTCATCAAAGACTATGATTTCACTTTGGA ATTCCATAAGGCATTGGGCACGTCTTTAGCTATGAGCACCGCATTCCATCCACAGACAGATGGGCAAACTGAGAGAGTGAATCAGGTGATGGAGGATATGCTTAGAGCTTGTGTGTTGGACTTTAAGGGAAGTTGGGCGGATCACCTACCATTGATAGAGTTTGCCTACAACAACAGTTATTACGCCAGCATCGGCATGGCCCC AAGTAGGGGAGAAGGGACTCTTTGGTCCTGCACTTGTTCTGGAGACTACAGAGAAGATCACTACTATTCGGGGTAG